In Arthrobacter sp. SLBN-112, a genomic segment contains:
- the galU gene encoding UTP--glucose-1-phosphate uridylyltransferase GalU encodes MTTSNPRVRKAVIPAAGLGTRFLPATKAMPKEMLPVVDKPAIQYVVEEAVHVGLNDILMITGRNKRALEDHFDRVPSLESTLADKGDMEKLASIQAASRLGDIHYVRQGDPHGLGHAVLRAKQHVGDEAFAVLLGDDLIDARDELLSTMMDVQAKTGGSVVALIEVEPAQISAYGCADVEELDGEDYVRVNRLVEKPLPEEAPSNLALIGRYVLHPAVFDVLEHTAPGRGGEIQLTDALQELASGDGEGHGVYGVVFRGRRYDTGDKLSYLKACVQLAVDSDDLGPGLREWLPGFTAGLSS; translated from the coding sequence GTGACTACCAGTAACCCCAGAGTCCGCAAAGCCGTCATCCCAGCAGCGGGCCTGGGCACCAGGTTCTTGCCGGCAACCAAGGCAATGCCCAAGGAAATGCTCCCCGTCGTGGACAAACCTGCCATCCAGTATGTGGTGGAGGAAGCCGTCCACGTGGGCCTCAACGACATTCTGATGATTACGGGCCGTAACAAACGTGCACTGGAAGACCACTTCGACCGCGTGCCCTCCCTCGAGTCAACGCTCGCCGACAAGGGCGATATGGAGAAGCTCGCCTCCATCCAGGCCGCCAGCCGGTTGGGAGACATCCACTACGTCCGGCAAGGCGACCCCCACGGCCTTGGCCATGCCGTACTTCGGGCAAAGCAGCACGTTGGCGACGAAGCCTTCGCTGTCCTGCTGGGCGATGACCTCATTGATGCCCGCGACGAACTGCTCAGTACGATGATGGACGTGCAGGCGAAAACCGGTGGCTCCGTCGTCGCCCTCATTGAAGTGGAGCCCGCACAAATCAGTGCTTACGGCTGCGCCGACGTCGAGGAACTGGACGGGGAGGACTACGTCCGCGTCAACCGGCTCGTGGAGAAGCCCTTACCGGAGGAAGCGCCGTCCAACCTGGCACTGATCGGCCGCTACGTCCTGCACCCCGCCGTGTTTGATGTCCTCGAGCACACCGCACCCGGCCGCGGCGGCGAGATCCAGCTGACCGATGCCCTGCAGGAACTCGCGTCCGGAGACGGCGAGGGCCACGGGGTCTACGGCGTGGTGTTCCGCGGCCGCCGCTATGACACCGGCGACAAGCTCAGCTACCTGAAGGCCTGCGTCCAGCTGGCCGTCGACAGCGATGACCTGGGCCCCGGCCTGCGGGAATGGCTGCCGGGTTTCACCGCCGGCCTTTCCAGCTAG
- a CDS encoding GNAT family protein gives MRTGPIWPVTLECGDLVLRPIRYRDKREWTEVRSRNSEWLAPWEASNPEPGGGLPDYRHMVRSLNAQAAQASALPFVITERTPGLRNPAIVGQLTVSSIVWGSAMMATLGYWVDRDRAGRGIAPTSVALVTDHCFRTLGLHRMEINIRPENGPSLRVVEKLKFRDEGYRPRFLHINGRWADHRSFALTSEEVPDGLLAPWLASRPS, from the coding sequence GTGCGTACCGGTCCCATCTGGCCGGTCACCCTCGAATGCGGTGACCTTGTCCTGCGGCCCATCCGCTACCGCGACAAAAGGGAATGGACCGAGGTTCGGTCCAGGAACAGCGAGTGGCTGGCGCCTTGGGAGGCCTCCAACCCGGAACCGGGAGGCGGGCTGCCCGACTACCGGCACATGGTGCGTTCACTCAACGCGCAGGCGGCCCAAGCCTCTGCGCTTCCCTTCGTCATCACGGAGCGGACACCGGGACTTCGGAATCCGGCCATCGTGGGCCAGTTGACGGTGTCTTCGATTGTCTGGGGTTCGGCCATGATGGCCACCCTGGGGTACTGGGTGGACCGGGACAGGGCCGGCCGGGGGATTGCGCCCACCTCCGTGGCCCTGGTGACGGACCACTGCTTCCGGACACTTGGGCTGCACCGGATGGAGATCAACATCCGGCCGGAGAACGGACCCAGCTTGCGGGTGGTGGAGAAGCTGAAATTCCGGGATGAAGGATACCGGCCCCGTTTCCTGCACATTAACGGCCGGTGGGCGGATCACCGCTCGTTTGCCCTGACCTCGGAAGAAGTCCCGGACGGCCTGCTGGCCCCGTGGCTGGCGTCCCGCCCGTCATAA